A region of Mesorhizobium sp. M3A.F.Ca.ET.080.04.2.1 DNA encodes the following proteins:
- a CDS encoding GNAT family N-acetyltransferase encodes MTDHSRILYACEPTLDAAEFRRVLVESGLGETRPVDDEVRLKAMLGNANLVLTARLEVDDKPLIGVARAVTDFSWVCYISELAVSKSAQGLGIGKGLMDEARRQLGPSVAISLISMPDAVGFYERIGMTRMPDAFWFARKR; translated from the coding sequence ATGACCGACCATTCCCGAATCCTCTATGCTTGCGAGCCCACGCTCGACGCCGCCGAGTTCCGCCGCGTGCTGGTGGAATCCGGCCTCGGCGAGACGCGGCCTGTCGACGACGAAGTCCGCCTGAAGGCGATGCTCGGCAACGCCAACCTGGTGCTGACGGCGCGCCTCGAAGTCGACGACAAGCCGCTGATCGGGGTTGCCCGCGCCGTCACCGATTTTTCCTGGGTCTGCTACATCTCCGAGCTTGCCGTTTCCAAATCGGCGCAAGGGCTCGGCATCGGCAAGGGCCTGATGGACGAGGCCCGTCGCCAGCTCGGCCCTTCGGTCGCCATAAGCCTGATCTCGATGCCCGACGCCGTCGGCTTCTACGAACGCATCGGCATGACGCGCATGCCCGACGCTTTCTGGTTCGCCCGCAAGCGCTGA